One Eurosta solidaginis isolate ZX-2024a chromosome 5, ASM4086904v1, whole genome shotgun sequence DNA segment encodes these proteins:
- the LOC137254159 gene encoding uncharacterized protein, with protein sequence MPPFVKTVCLTLLFSQIILLVLVAQRCESNEPETEANVSDKEKVETNTPETKPNEISKAEPELKEAKKENDGPKADKPGTAVSEKQEPQPNDSEKPEAETKESENFKAGPEKSEEPTAEPKKTEPAPKKINKPKPYQKESEIREPKPNETASATSKNSSEKPEIVPKELESTKVDPEKSKEDELDSKRPVTEPKPNRTEKPKPEKDEPENEESDSDETAKPKKEICKQSKRISGKHQKHRLECESAKQKKSESEKSNSELESSESNESPVHRGNGNKKKRLQPPAYVWRGRGWERSQPYEQAWYIPNGYGSKIPTHKVFIPKQYIIVPSEQRTFKHQGGILTNIVRSATSLARHVTGIII encoded by the exons ATGCCGCCTTTTGTTAAAACTGTTTGTTTAACATTGCTGTTT TCTCAAATTATACTTTTAGTGTTGGTTGCACAAAGATGTGAGTCGAATGAACCTGAAACCGAAGCGAATGTGTCTGATAAGGAGAAAGTGGAAACAAACACCCCAGAAACCAAACCAAATGAAATTTCAAAGGCTGAACCAGAGTTGAAAGAAGCAAAGAAAGAAAATGATGGCCCTAAAGCGGACAAACCTGGAACGGCAGTGTCTGAAAAGCAAGAACCCCAACCGAATGACTCAGAAAAAC CTGAAGCTGAAACGAAAGAATCAGAAAACTTCAAGGCTGGCCCTGAAAAGTCGGAGGAGCCTACAGCTGAACCGAAAAAGACTGAACCTGcaccgaaaaaaattaataagccTAAACCTTATCAGAAAGAATCTGAAATTAGAGAGCCTAAACCGAATGAAACGGCATCAGCAACATCTAAAAATAGCTCAGAAAAGCCTGAAATTGTACCAAAAGAACTAGAAAGCACTAAAGTTGACCCTGAGAAATCGAAGGAGGATGAACTCGACTCAAAAAGGCCGGTAACTGAACCTAAACCGAACAGAACTGAAAAGCCGAAACCTGAAAAGGATGAACCCGAAAATGAGGAGTCTGATTCCGATGAAACTGCAAAGCCGAAAAAAGAAATATGTAAACAATCTAAACGAATTTCGGGAAAACATCAAAAGCATAGACTCGAATGTGAATCAGCAAAGCAAAAAAAGTCCGAATCCGAAAAGTCCAACTCGGAACTTGAAAGCTCTGAATCAAATGAATCACCGGTTCATAGAGGTAATGGCAATAAAAAGAAACGACTTCAACCGCCAGCATATGTCTGGCGTGGACGTGGATGGGAGAGATCACAACCGTATGAGCAAGCTTGGTACATACCAAACGGATATGGTTCTAAAATACCGACTCATAAAGTATTTATACCTAAACAATATATAATTGTACCATCTGAACAAAGAACGTTCAAACATCAAGGTGGGATCTTAACAAATATCGTGAGATCAGCAACTTCTTTAGCTAGACATGTTACCGGTATCATTATCTGA
- the LOC137253068 gene encoding uncharacterized protein, which translates to MVDIIKIICFTLLLAALDLSICESKLPEEHDGTTTDVNEPIRRQKGFLSDLKRKAGDIYSKAENAIKKTVGLNEANQKNKAQRIAQKYGVTTNIGNENFAQKAVNVAKKAGARVKAGFTGGVAQNPQNGPSLAEQIAQKYGITTRTPDVKTGKH; encoded by the exons ATGGTGGATATTATAAAAATCATTTGTTTTACATTGCTACTTGCAG CGCTAGATTTGTCTATATGTGAGTCAAAGCTACCTGAAGAGCATGATGGTACTACAACTGATGTAAACGAACCTATAAGACGTCAGAAAGGGTTTTTAAGTGACCTTAAAAGAAAAGCTGGAGACATTTATTCTAAAGCTGAAAATGCCATTAAAAAAACAGTTGGTTTAAACGAAGCGAATCAAAAAAATAAAGCTCAACGAATTGCACAAAAATATGGCGTTACAACAAATATAGGAAATGAAAATTTTGCACAAAAAGCTGTTAATGTTGCGAAAAAAGCTGGAGCAAGGGTGAAAGCTGGTTTCACTGGAGGAGTTGCACAAAATCCACAAAATGGTCCCTCCCTTGCTGAACAAATTGCACAAAAATATGGCATTACAACACGAACACCTGACGTTAAAACTGGAAAACATTAA